One part of the Dysidea avara chromosome 10, odDysAvar1.4, whole genome shotgun sequence genome encodes these proteins:
- the LOC136236591 gene encoding NACHT, LRR and PYD domains-containing protein 4C-like, whose product MVEKTEESSSERVSWTSKCQEYHLRVISEEIVSWESLVPFLGLNDMHRNAIMKDYPRHYTEQKYQLLLKWKQLNGKDATFENFLNCISESRNELLKSTIKSMVTKFLAKPLPPSYDEVYPNLPTSKCTQVHLRTFCRVLCEWESLVPYLGLEEADKRVIIHCHPHDYERQKHELFVKWQEKYQDLATYHRLMSSLIKANNKQAADALQYIATTPLNLTQNQYFSTSFTAYRKFLQLRYDNLTISASADESLSYVSSEYINLTLVKLGQDDDAIVGSVEDVITHHECIKLNELLNFPAGRERICLIEGGPGMGKTTLAMQICKLWSKGVIFNQYSALILLALRNPPLQEAKSVKDFLLTLDEKMKEGIFQEITRTNGENVCFIFEGFDELPLKLRKHPLFSKLTEDLPKCTALYTSRPESCQSIKRRASQRIQILGFNLEQAYQYIHTTLEPKQTLKNRIPGLIKTIENNSTVQNLLNVPINVAIIIHLYITVGSLPDKITELYTLLCIQLILRYVNLRTCNEEEIISLRSLNHLPEDVRLQFKQICYIAYGAILRDKIYLTADAVNEILCSATDNINGLGLLVISIANSPYGVSKMYNFLHLTVQEFCAAWHISQLSKPEQCNIFTNTYHSPRFHVMWQFFAGITHLVNEKLFHKMVNFCNIFVQSWSTKLNIARVLVALHEANNSKLSIIFGDHLKGKINFSYYQVDSRCCSALGYFLQYYGNRIRKLNLFSSNVGDAGLEVILNGLLRCKPFDHGLKVTLDIARNNLTKVSSRIISSVITTIPSLQTLILDHNYRLSTGVCDIASKAMSSSSLRELSLYYTSADHQVFELLLSQCCKVSSLEMSRNELSIENLNPLSNKNILLLTIKLNQCLINKAEFEQLCSIFMYYTCLQFVELQNNAIGDQEFVHLLSFLKSNVNMIRSIDLSNNEISCEGIRLFESILLEKSSNISIRAVNFAGNPLEDEGVDLLIHILFATASLENVNISQTLATTKVNSSIARVLYFSTSLKSFAFTPTGSCSEVDNEFIRTSGYLKEITLVKGSTDGIETVLSTCTDSITVKSLIINLGSLTSCAVLYLLKMLEFLATLKLINVDILSSDIIAIGKAIHVGSNLKLVTIWPARHTEHLNEQQLTQFIDYLYHNCSLMELTLWINTEVRGNVSLIHEVGSKVTEVNHHRGSNSDKLHLYLRPF is encoded by the coding sequence ATGGTTGAGAAAACTGAAGAATCATCAAGTGAACGTGTGTCATGGACCAGCAAGTGTCAAGAATATCACCTTAGAGTAATTTCAGAAGAAATAGTGAGTTGGGAAAGCCTTGTCCCTTTCTTGGGATTGAATGATATGCATCGTAATGCAATTATGAAGGATTATCCACGTCATTACACAGAGCAAAAGTATCAGCTTCTGTTGAAATGGAAGCAGCTAAACGGTAAAGATGCTACTTTTGAAAATTTTCTGAATTGCATTTCAGAATCTCGCAACGAACTTCTTAAGTCAACCATCAAGAGTATGGTCACAAAATTTCTAGCTAAACCACTACCACCATCATATGATGAAGTCTACCCTAATCTACCAACAAGTAAATGTACTCAAGTTCATTTACGTACCTTTTGTAGAGTATTGTGTGAATGGGAATCACTGGTACCTTATCTTGGTCTTGAAGAAGCAGACAAAAGAGTAATCATTCATTGCCATCCTCATGACTATGAAAGACAGAAACATGAACTGTTTGTCAAATGGCAGGAGAAGTATCAAGACCTTGCTACGTATCATCGCCTAATGAGCAGTTTAATCAAGGCCAATAACAAACAAGCTGCTGATGCGTTGCAGTACATAGCCACTACTCCTCTGAACTTGACACAAAACCAATATTTCTCTACAAGCTTTACTGCATATCGCAAATTTCTACAACTTAGGTATGATAATCTTACCATCTCAGCCTCAGCTGATGAATCCCTGAGTTATGTTAGTTCAGAATATATAAATTTAACACTTGTTAAACTAGGCCAAGATGATGATGCAATTGTGGGTTCTGTCGAAGACGTTATAACTCACCATGAATGCATTAAACTAAATGAGTTATTAAATTTTCCAGCAGGAAGAGAAAGAATATGCCTCATTGAAGGTGGCCCAGGCATGGGCAAAACAACTTTAGCAATGCAAATCTGTAAGCTATGGTCAAAGGGTGTCATATTTAATCAGTATTCTGCTCTTATTCTTCTAGCATTAAGAAACCCACCTCTACAGGAAGCAAAATCAGTTAAAGATTTTTTGCTGACATTAGATGAAAAAATGAAAGAGGGCATTTTCCAAGAAATTACAAGAACTAATGGGGAGAATGTATGCTTTATTTTTGAGGGTTTTGACGAGTTGCCTTTAAAATTAAGGAAGCATCCTTTGTTTTCTAAACTTACTGAAGACTTGCCAAAATGTACAGCACTTTACACCTCTCGGCCTGAGTCATGCCAAAGCATAAAGCGTAGAGCTTCACAGAGAATACAAATTCTTGGTTTTAACCTGGAACAAGCATATCAGTATATCCATACAACACTAGAACCCAAACAAACTTTGAAAAACAGAATTCCTGGCTTAATCAAAACCATTGAAAATAACTCAACAGTCCAGAACCTTCTCAATGTGCCAATTAATGTTGCAATTATCATTCATTTGTACATAACAGTTGGTAGTCTTCCTGATAAAATCACAGAGCTATACACTTTGTTATGTATCCAATTGATTCTGCGCTATGTCAATTTGCGCACCTGTAATGAAGAAGAAATTATATCTTTACGGTCACTAAATCACCTGCCTGAAGATGTTAGACTACAgttcaagcaaatttgctacATTGCTTATGGGGCGATCCTCCGTGATAAAATTTATCTCACCGCTGATGCTGTAAATGAGATCTTATGCAGCGCAACTGACAATATTAATGGACTGGGATTACTTGTTATTTCAATAGCAAATTCTCCTTACGGTGTTTCTAAGATGTACAATTTTTTACACTTAACAGTGCAAGAATTTTGTGCTGCCTGGCACATATCCCAACTATCAAAACCTGAACAGTGCAATATTTTCACCAACACTTATCACTCACCAAGATTTCATGTCATGTGGCAATTTTTTGCAGGAATTACCCATTTGGTAAATGAAAAGTTATTTCATAAAATGGTGAACTTTTGTAACATTTTTGTGCAATCTTGGAGTACAAAGCTAAATATTGCTCGTGTTCTTGTTGCACTTCACGAAGCCAACAATTCCAAGCTATCAATAATTTTTGGTGATCACTTAAAGGGAAAAATTAATTTCAGTTATTATCAAGTTGACTCCAGATGCTGCAGTGCCTTGGGATACTTTTTACAATATTATGGGAACAGAATACGTAAATTAAACTTATTTTCTTCTAATGTGGGCGATGCAGGCTTGGAAGTCATACTGAATGGCTTATTAAGATGCAAACCATTTGACCATGGTTTGAAAGTCACTTTAGACATAGCACGCAACAATTTGACTAAAGTTAGTTCTCGCATCATTTCTTCTGTGATTACAACAATTCCTTCGTTGCAGACACTAATATTAGATCATAACTACAGGTTGTCAACAGGAGTATGTGATATTGCATCTAAGGCAATGTCCTCTTCTTCTTTACGAGAACTTAGCTTGTATTATACATCAGCTGATCATCAAGTTTTTGAATTGTTGTTGTCGCAGTGCTGTAAGGTGTCTTCATTAGAAATGAGCAGAAATGAACTTAGCATTGAAAATTTAAATCCTTTGTCTAATAAGAACATCTTGCTTCTCACAATTAAATTGAATCAGTGTTTAATAAACAAGGCTGAATTTGAacaactgtgttctatatttATGTATTACACTTGTCTCCAGTTTGTTGAACTGCAAAATAATGCCATAGGAGATCAGGAATTTGTTCATCTGTTGTCCTTCTTGAAATCTAATGTGAATATGATCAGGAGCATTGACCTATCCAATAATGAAATATCTTGTGAAGGAATAAGACTCTTCGAATCTATTTTGCTTGAAAAATCTTCCAACATtagtattagagcagtcaatttTGCTGGCAATCCCTTGGAAGATGAGGGTGTTGATCTTCTGATACACATTTTGTTCGCCACTGCCTCTCTTGAGAATGTAAACATATCGCAGACTTTGGCAACAACTAAAGTGAACAGCTCGATAGCAAGAGTGCTGTACTTTTCAACCAGTCTAAAATCTTTTGCGTTTACTCCAACTGGAAGCTGCAGTGAAGTTGATAATGAATTTATTAGAACATCTGGCTATTTGAAAGAAATAACATTAGTAAAAGGAAGCACAGATGGGATTGAAACCGTCCTTTCCACTTGCACAGACAGTATTACTGTTAAAAGTCTGATAATAAATCTGGGATCATTAACTTCTTGTGCAGTTTTGTATCTTTTGAAAATGCTGGAGTTTTTAGCTACTTTAAAACTGATCAATGTGGATATATTATCAAGTGACATCATTGCAATAGGAAAAGCAATACATGTAGGGTCAAATTTGAAACTTGTTACTATATGGCCAGCTAGACATACTGAACACCTCAATGAGCAACAACTGACCCAGTTCATTGATTATTTATACCATAACTGTAGTCTAATGGAGTTAACACTGTGGATTAATACTGAAGTGAGAGGCAATGTTTCGTTGATTCATGAAGTAGGGAGTAAAGTTACAGAAGTAAATCATCATAGAGGCAGCAATTCTGATAAGTTACACTTATACTTGAGGCCATTTTAA